The following proteins are co-located in the Desulfoscipio sp. XC116 genome:
- a CDS encoding diguanylate cyclase, producing MISPDYSRKLFKKEFEILETALFELAAGKYEHNELLPEYKALVASYEELLTLTRKTFKISDAQGRNLLKREGEIKNLLNNAGQGFLTFGKDLLVNREYSAECSRIFGQKIGKLNILTLLSVEDDEQNRVFAEVFRCIWQTEDAELQRDCISKLPEVININELYLSVDCKVITPVEGDESLVMLILTDITDKYKAQEQVAFLSYHDKLTLLYNRAYVEEWLSELSPQSGYPLSVIMADMNGLKLTNDVFGHAQGDNLLVRLAGVLLRCCRKTDIVARWGGDEFIVLLPGTDKDVCVKVCERIKTACMEEKGSPIELSVALGVATRQSPLGSMADLFSMAESRMYANKLRESKQVRRKIIRGLQEILNARCYETYGHAKRLEDLLLAFAGSLGYTRESVEMRHLSLLAGLHDIGKVAVSGKILDKPGPLTAGEWESIRSHSEIGFRMAQSIGETAVGELILAHHERWDGQGYPYGMRGEQIPRLARLFAIVDAYDVMTHDCPYREVLSQAHALKEIEKGSGTQFDPELAKAFMQFIAAYPH from the coding sequence ATGATTAGCCCCGATTATAGCCGTAAATTATTTAAGAAGGAATTTGAGATTTTAGAAACCGCTTTATTCGAGCTTGCCGCCGGTAAATATGAGCATAATGAGCTTTTACCGGAATATAAGGCGCTGGTAGCCAGCTATGAGGAACTGTTGACCTTGACCCGCAAAACATTTAAAATTAGCGATGCGCAGGGAAGAAATTTGCTTAAGCGAGAGGGTGAGATCAAAAATTTACTGAATAACGCCGGGCAGGGGTTTCTTACCTTTGGCAAAGATTTGCTGGTTAACCGGGAGTACAGTGCGGAGTGCTCCCGCATTTTTGGCCAAAAAATTGGTAAGCTAAATATTTTAACACTGTTGTCTGTTGAAGACGATGAGCAAAACCGGGTATTTGCCGAAGTGTTTCGGTGTATCTGGCAGACCGAAGATGCCGAGCTGCAGCGTGATTGTATCAGCAAGCTGCCAGAAGTAATCAATATCAATGAGCTTTACCTGAGTGTCGATTGTAAAGTCATAACGCCGGTCGAGGGGGATGAGTCCCTGGTCATGCTCATTCTTACTGATATTACGGATAAATACAAGGCGCAGGAACAGGTGGCTTTTTTAAGCTATCACGATAAACTGACATTACTTTATAATCGTGCTTATGTGGAGGAATGGCTTTCGGAGCTTTCGCCCCAAAGCGGTTATCCCCTCAGCGTTATTATGGCGGATATGAACGGTCTTAAATTGACTAATGATGTTTTCGGTCATGCCCAGGGTGATAATTTGCTGGTGCGGCTGGCCGGGGTATTGTTGCGCTGTTGCCGTAAAACAGATATTGTCGCCCGCTGGGGTGGGGATGAATTTATTGTACTATTGCCCGGTACGGACAAAGATGTTTGTGTTAAGGTTTGCGAACGGATAAAGACCGCTTGCATGGAAGAAAAAGGTTCGCCGATTGAATTAAGCGTGGCGTTAGGCGTGGCTACCCGGCAAAGTCCGCTGGGTAGTATGGCTGATTTATTTAGTATGGCGGAAAGTCGGATGTACGCGAATAAATTGCGGGAGAGCAAGCAGGTGCGGCGTAAAATTATTCGGGGGCTGCAGGAGATATTAAATGCCAGGTGTTATGAAACTTATGGGCATGCAAAAAGATTAGAAGATTTATTATTGGCTTTTGCCGGTAGCTTGGGATATACACGGGAATCCGTTGAAATGCGGCATTTGAGTTTATTGGCCGGCTTGCATGACATTGGCAAGGTAGCTGTGTCCGGGAAAATTTTAGACAAGCCCGGTCCCTTGACAGCCGGAGAATGGGAGTCCATACGCAGCCACAGTGAAATCGGTTTCCGTATGGCGCAGTCCATTGGAGAAACGGCGGTGGGAGAGCTTATTCTGGCGCACCATGAGCGCTGGGACGGGCAGGGCTATCCGTACGGTATGCGGGGCGAGCAAATTCCCCGGCTGGCCCGCTTGTTTGCCATTGTGGACGCCTACGACGTTATGACTCATGATTGCCCGTATCGTGAAGTTTTGAGTCAAGCTCATGCTTTAAAAGAGATTGAAAAAGGCTCGGGCACTCAGTTCGACCCGGAATTGGCCAAAGCGTTTATGCAGTTTATAGCGGCATACCCCCATTAA
- a CDS encoding [Fe-Fe] hydrogenase large subunit C-terminal domain-containing protein: protein MNESRYNESRYDEIFKRLVKTAYRGNVSEEIEKIRDGDSITDQYLLYASGGGDPNTVVFKVRDCGGRCAAGKDNCEASCLFDAIVRDMEGNVIIAPNSCTGCGKCVEVCEHYSLVDKKEFVPLVKLLKDRTMPVFAIIAPAFIGQFGPAVTPGKMRAALKRLGFYGMVEVALFADILTLKEALEFDRHVTREEDFMLTSMCCPIWVSMVKRVYQNLVPHISPSVSPMVACGRGVKHLHPGAKVVFIGPCIAKKAEAKEIDIKDAVDAVITFRELEQIFEVVGINPAELEEDESEHSSTAGRIYAGTGGVSRAISDTLNRLRPDRKIKIRAIQADGVQDCRKMLKDVLEGHIGGNFLEGMGCNGGCVGGPKAIIDPADGRKFVEEYGKEAGSLTPVDNKYVMELLKRLGIHDVHDFLDSSKAAMFIRDFGQVEQANRYSSDRL, encoded by the coding sequence ATGAATGAATCCAGGTATAATGAATCCAGGTATGATGAAATTTTCAAAAGGCTTGTTAAAACAGCTTACCGTGGTAATGTGTCGGAGGAAATTGAAAAAATCAGGGATGGCGACAGTATTACAGACCAGTATCTGCTTTATGCCTCGGGGGGCGGTGACCCCAACACGGTGGTGTTTAAAGTAAGAGACTGCGGCGGCCGGTGTGCCGCGGGAAAGGATAACTGTGAGGCATCATGTCTTTTTGACGCTATAGTACGTGACATGGAAGGTAATGTGATTATCGCGCCCAACAGCTGTACCGGCTGCGGAAAGTGTGTGGAGGTGTGTGAACATTACTCTTTGGTCGACAAAAAAGAATTCGTGCCGCTTGTTAAGCTGTTGAAAGACCGCACAATGCCTGTATTTGCCATAATTGCGCCCGCTTTTATCGGTCAGTTCGGGCCTGCGGTGACTCCCGGTAAAATGAGGGCGGCGCTGAAAAGGCTGGGTTTCTATGGCATGGTGGAGGTGGCCCTCTTCGCCGATATTCTTACCTTGAAAGAAGCGCTGGAGTTTGACCGCCACGTTACCCGGGAAGAGGATTTTATGCTCACCAGTATGTGTTGCCCTATCTGGGTATCCATGGTTAAAAGAGTCTACCAAAACCTGGTGCCGCATATATCGCCCTCGGTTTCACCCATGGTGGCCTGCGGCAGAGGTGTTAAACATCTGCATCCCGGTGCCAAAGTGGTTTTTATCGGTCCCTGCATTGCCAAAAAGGCGGAAGCCAAGGAGATTGATATTAAAGATGCCGTGGATGCGGTAATTACTTTCCGGGAATTGGAGCAGATATTTGAAGTGGTGGGCATAAACCCGGCCGAGTTGGAAGAGGATGAAAGCGAGCATTCATCCACTGCGGGGAGGATATACGCCGGAACCGGCGGGGTGAGCCGGGCGATTTCCGATACCCTGAACAGGTTGAGACCTGACAGAAAAATCAAGATTCGGGCTATTCAGGCGGACGGTGTCCAGGATTGCCGGAAGATGCTTAAAGATGTTTTGGAAGGTCACATAGGCGGTAATTTTTTGGAGGGCATGGGCTGCAACGGGGGGTGTGTGGGTGGTCCAAAGGCAATCATTGACCCGGCGGACGGCCGTAAATTTGTGGAGGAATACGGTAAAGAGGCCGGTTCTCTCACGCCGGTGGATAACAAGTATGTCATGGAGTTGTTAAAGCGGCTGGGTATTCATGATGTGCACGATTTTTTGGACAGCTCCAAGGCGGCCATGTTTATCAGGGACTTTGGGCAAGTTGAGCAGGCAAACCGGTACAGTTCGGACAGGCTTTGA
- a CDS encoding SiaB family protein kinase produces the protein MFEKTLMDLQNHLKESGILISFSGRFSQGIIEELGDAIKKHMQTEDMPKNDIYNVFAIFVEQTHNIKNYTTDKEGSCYYDQIACSGIVTIGKSEGAYFICSGNLVEDKDVKPLAQKINQIMHLDKKDLKKLYKEQIRQELAPGSQGAGVGLIDIARKSKHAIKYSIVDIDGHLSFFSIKVTV, from the coding sequence GTGTTTGAAAAAACGTTGATGGATCTCCAAAACCACCTGAAGGAAAGCGGCATATTAATAAGCTTTTCCGGTCGGTTTTCCCAAGGCATTATTGAAGAATTGGGGGACGCTATTAAAAAGCATATGCAGACGGAAGATATGCCGAAAAATGATATTTATAACGTATTTGCCATTTTTGTGGAGCAAACCCATAATATTAAGAATTATACTACCGATAAAGAAGGCAGCTGTTATTATGACCAAATTGCCTGTTCCGGGATTGTAACTATCGGAAAGAGCGAGGGAGCATACTTTATATGCTCGGGTAATTTAGTGGAAGACAAAGACGTTAAGCCGCTGGCACAAAAAATTAATCAGATAATGCATTTGGATAAAAAAGATCTAAAAAAACTCTACAAGGAACAAATAAGGCAGGAGCTGGCCCCGGGCAGTCAGGGCGCGGGAGTTGGGTTAATTGATATTGCTCGTAAGTCCAAACATGCTATTAAGTATTCCATAGTGGATATTGATGGTCATCTTTCCTTCTTCAGCATTAAAGTCACTGTTTAG
- a CDS encoding DUF1987 domain-containing protein, which produces MEKLYIEQTKGTPKIDFDPDANILVLWGQSYPENSFNFYEPIFNWVDCYLVECNAAMRIKVNLSYVNTSSSKCILMLLDKFEKAHQNGTSITLDWYYDIENESELECAEEFEEDITFPFNIIPLSQEI; this is translated from the coding sequence ATGGAGAAATTGTACATCGAACAAACAAAAGGAACTCCCAAGATAGATTTTGATCCGGATGCAAATATTTTGGTTTTATGGGGGCAGTCTTATCCCGAAAATTCATTTAACTTCTATGAACCCATCTTTAATTGGGTTGATTGTTATCTGGTTGAATGCAATGCGGCTATGCGCATAAAAGTTAATTTGTCATATGTTAATACGAGCAGTTCCAAATGTATTTTGATGTTGCTGGACAAGTTTGAAAAAGCCCACCAAAACGGTACGTCCATTACTTTAGACTGGTATTACGATATTGAAAATGAAAGTGAATTGGAGTGTGCGGAGGAATTTGAAGAGGATATTACTTTCCCGTTTAATATTATCCCCCTGTCGCAGGAGATTTGA
- a CDS encoding NAD(P)/FAD-dependent oxidoreductase, producing MKDNNGKKVKVAVVGGGAAGLTAAIAARHNNAEVIILERLDRVGKKILATGNGRCNLSNTDLDIAHYHGLNPRFAYGALSRFDFYKTMEFFERLGIAWKAEDGGKVFPVSNQASSVLDVMRYELETLGVETRCAAEVKEIVPGSGGFVLRLGDGSRLKADRVIITTGGKAAPNLGSNGSGYLLARELGHSIVEPFPALVQLKLAADFLKQISGIKFIYEAEILVSSKPLACAEGEILFTDYGISGPPILALSRTAGEYLRKGENVILRLNLINYMSREELETFLRRRLKQQSHKTLAFSFVGFINKRLVSVLLKEAGIADIHKPAGQVTVAERNAIINILQDWRIAVAGTNTWQQAQVTAGGVAVRDVDQKNMASKLVPGLFLAGEVLDIDGDCGGYNLQWAWSSGYVAGVCAATS from the coding sequence ATGAAGGATAACAACGGAAAAAAAGTAAAGGTTGCCGTGGTGGGAGGCGGGGCCGCCGGGCTTACCGCCGCTATAGCGGCGCGGCATAACAATGCCGAAGTTATAATATTGGAGCGGTTGGACCGGGTGGGTAAAAAGATTCTGGCAACGGGTAATGGCCGGTGCAATTTAAGTAATACTGATCTCGATATCGCCCATTACCATGGGTTAAACCCCAGGTTTGCCTATGGTGCTTTAAGTCGTTTTGATTTTTATAAGACCATGGAGTTTTTTGAAAGGCTTGGTATAGCCTGGAAAGCGGAGGATGGCGGCAAGGTGTTCCCCGTTTCCAACCAAGCATCCAGCGTGCTGGACGTAATGCGTTACGAGCTGGAAACGCTGGGGGTGGAAACCCGGTGTGCCGCCGAGGTTAAGGAAATAGTACCTGGCAGCGGCGGTTTTGTTTTGCGTTTAGGGGACGGCAGCCGGCTTAAGGCCGACCGGGTGATTATCACCACCGGGGGCAAGGCTGCGCCAAATCTGGGTTCTAACGGCAGCGGTTATCTCTTGGCCCGGGAACTTGGCCATAGTATTGTCGAGCCTTTTCCGGCACTGGTGCAGCTGAAGCTGGCAGCCGATTTTTTGAAGCAGATCTCGGGTATCAAGTTCATATACGAGGCGGAAATACTGGTGTCGTCAAAGCCCCTGGCCTGTGCCGAAGGGGAGATATTATTTACTGATTACGGTATTTCCGGCCCTCCTATATTGGCGCTTAGCCGCACAGCCGGGGAATACTTGCGCAAAGGTGAAAATGTGATATTGAGGCTTAATTTAATAAATTACATGTCCAGGGAGGAGCTGGAGACATTTCTAAGGAGGCGCCTTAAGCAGCAATCTCATAAAACACTGGCGTTTAGCTTTGTAGGGTTTATTAATAAGAGACTGGTGTCGGTGCTGCTTAAAGAGGCGGGTATTGCAGATATACATAAGCCGGCGGGGCAGGTTACTGTGGCGGAAAGAAATGCTATAATCAATATACTGCAGGATTGGCGAATTGCAGTTGCGGGCACCAATACCTGGCAGCAGGCGCAGGTTACCGCCGGGGGGGTGGCTGTTCGGGATGTTGACCAAAAAAACATGGCTTCAAAGCTTGTGCCCGGGCTGTTTCTAGCCGGGGAGGTCTTGGATATCGACGGTGACTGCGGAGGTTACAACCTGCAGTGGGCCTGGTCATCCGGTTATGTGGCCGGGGTCTGCGCTGCCACATCATAA
- a CDS encoding SpoIIE family protein phosphatase: MFVKRKKLQKINNFSDTVIFDAGILKVIALACLCIALSVLLMGGLSYLIVEKEAIGKLKSHDLVYIVRSIAGIIDGRIARAQETSQILAKDPTIIEWVQGREKDNVLGRRALAEITEIAGDYDYNNAFIVSNVTKQYWAENARLIDTMTLDDPDDAWFFNTIASKLPLSISIDYNRERQDTFVFVNALVGDLEKPLAVTGVGLNLKDLTEEFAAHEFGAGSELWLIDGQGSIHLAKDPDDRGENIRSFVPADIYAEIIRNAGDQTSPSGILDYRNKKGELSDLIYHSLKSTDWQLVLQIPRSESIGFLNTIKINTLIASVLSLGLIIFIFYLISNRIADPFKRAVLLSRELEKKVQERTAKIMDSIDYAKRLQEAVMPGDKEMAEAFNEHFIIWRPRDLVGGDLYWLKKKGDDHVLAIVDCTGHGVPGALMTMAVVSILNHIIDDVCSDDPAVILRELNVRMKAALHKKASAVSDDGADVGICHWHSGQYLSFAGARIALYVKTTDGVQVIKGDRHSVGYQKSDPDLIFNKVTLPFREGDMFYLTTDGFLDQNGGPKNHSFGKTRFTALINDHGHLPLAGQQHFFEDELDGYKQTEEQRDDITVIGFRL; this comes from the coding sequence ATGTTTGTTAAACGAAAAAAGCTCCAAAAAATAAACAATTTCAGTGATACGGTCATATTTGATGCCGGTATTCTTAAGGTGATTGCGCTGGCTTGTTTGTGCATTGCCCTGTCGGTGCTTTTAATGGGCGGGCTAAGCTATCTAATAGTGGAAAAAGAGGCGATCGGCAAATTAAAATCCCATGATTTGGTCTATATCGTGCGGTCTATTGCCGGTATTATAGACGGGCGTATTGCCCGGGCTCAGGAAACATCACAGATTCTGGCTAAGGATCCGACAATCATTGAATGGGTCCAAGGTCGGGAAAAGGATAATGTGCTGGGGCGGCGGGCTTTAGCTGAAATTACCGAAATCGCCGGGGATTATGACTATAACAATGCATTTATTGTAAGCAATGTTACCAAACAATATTGGGCGGAAAACGCTCGGTTAATTGATACCATGACTTTAGATGATCCGGACGATGCCTGGTTTTTTAATACCATTGCTTCCAAGCTGCCCCTTTCTATAAGCATTGATTACAATAGAGAGCGACAGGATACCTTTGTTTTTGTTAACGCGCTGGTGGGTGATTTGGAAAAACCACTTGCGGTAACCGGCGTAGGACTTAATTTAAAAGACCTGACCGAGGAATTTGCCGCGCATGAGTTCGGTGCCGGAAGTGAGCTTTGGTTGATAGACGGCCAAGGCAGTATTCATTTGGCTAAAGATCCTGATGATCGTGGGGAGAATATTCGTTCTTTTGTTCCCGCAGATATCTATGCGGAGATAATCCGAAACGCCGGGGATCAAACGTCTCCGTCCGGGATATTGGATTATCGAAATAAAAAAGGCGAACTAAGCGATCTGATCTATCATTCTCTCAAATCCACGGACTGGCAATTGGTACTGCAGATACCGCGCAGTGAAAGTATCGGCTTCTTAAATACTATTAAAATAAATACCCTGATTGCCAGTGTATTATCTCTTGGTTTAATTATCTTTATATTTTATTTAATATCCAATCGCATAGCTGATCCATTTAAGAGAGCGGTACTATTAAGCCGGGAACTGGAAAAGAAGGTTCAGGAACGGACCGCTAAAATAATGGACAGCATTGATTATGCAAAGCGGCTGCAGGAAGCTGTAATGCCTGGTGATAAAGAAATGGCCGAGGCGTTTAACGAGCATTTTATTATTTGGCGGCCGCGGGATTTGGTAGGTGGAGACTTATACTGGCTCAAAAAGAAGGGGGACGACCACGTACTGGCGATTGTTGACTGCACCGGGCATGGTGTGCCGGGGGCGCTGATGACAATGGCGGTTGTGTCGATATTAAACCATATTATTGATGATGTGTGTTCTGATGATCCTGCTGTTATTTTGCGGGAACTAAATGTGCGGATGAAGGCGGCTTTACATAAAAAAGCCAGTGCGGTTAGCGATGACGGTGCCGATGTCGGTATTTGCCACTGGCACAGCGGCCAATATTTGTCCTTTGCCGGTGCCAGGATTGCTCTTTACGTTAAAACGACGGACGGGGTACAGGTGATTAAAGGTGACAGGCACAGCGTTGGCTATCAGAAATCGGATCCCGATCTAATATTTAATAAAGTAACTTTGCCTTTTAGGGAAGGGGATATGTTTTACCTAACTACGGACGGGTTTTTAGATCAGAACGGAGGCCCTAAAAACCACTCTTTCGGTAAGACGCGCTTTACAGCGCTGATCAATGACCACGGGCATTTGCCGCTGGCCGGGCAGCAGCATTTTTTTGAGGACGAGCTGGACGGCTATAAACAAACCGAGGAGCAGCGGGACGATATTACCGTTATTGGGTTTCGGCTTTAG